The following are from one region of the Edaphobacter acidisoli genome:
- a CDS encoding class I SAM-dependent methyltransferase — protein sequence MNRTREVFDRTASTYDHDRSLLIPGCDTFYRWAIDLIPSQTKNILDLGAGSGLLTVLVRNRFPEAHIHLIDFSAPMLALAGDRLGNDPNITYQRANYAKEPLSDGLCAVVTSLSVHHLDDHDKRTVFKKAYSALKPGGVFINAEQVAGPTPTLDARYRSLWLRQVRAAGATDQQIEASLYRQQEDRCSPVKDQLEWMSEAGFADADCWYKDNRFAVMAGTRA from the coding sequence CACCAGAGAAGTCTTTGACCGGACCGCATCCACATACGACCATGATCGCTCGCTACTCATTCCCGGCTGCGATACTTTCTACCGCTGGGCCATCGACCTTATTCCCTCGCAAACGAAGAACATTCTCGACCTTGGCGCCGGTTCCGGATTGCTGACAGTTCTTGTTCGCAATCGCTTCCCTGAAGCACACATTCATCTCATTGACTTCTCCGCGCCTATGCTAGCGCTCGCCGGAGACCGACTAGGCAACGATCCGAATATCACCTACCAGCGTGCAAATTATGCCAAAGAGCCATTGTCCGACGGCCTCTGCGCAGTTGTCACCTCTCTCTCTGTGCATCACCTTGATGACCACGACAAACGCACCGTCTTCAAAAAAGCTTACTCCGCGCTGAAGCCAGGTGGCGTCTTCATCAACGCCGAGCAGGTGGCCGGACCGACGCCTACACTCGACGCACGTTATCGCTCCCTCTGGCTCAGGCAGGTGCGCGCCGCCGGCGCCACTGACCAACAGATCGAAGCATCGCTTTATCGCCAGCAGGAAGACCGCTGTTCACCTGTCAAAGATCAGCTCGAATGGATGAGCGAGGCAGGCTTTGCTGACGCTGACTGCTGGTACAAAGACAATCGCTTCGCTGTAATGGCAGGCACGCGCGCGTAG
- a CDS encoding vWA domain-containing protein has translation MKRVRYTKFTGDLSSSFGLEDLIDALSDFLLDSGFNDPYSQFSEFNEQTLENLRDAVRQALESGELFDEEAQEKFDELSEEQVEELIDRIVAKMQEQNFINAEQPQTGQGMAGNAENARFEVTDKAMDFLGYKALRDLLGPLGKSNFGRHDTRHEAAGVEINGSTKLYEFGDTLNLDITATLSSVFAREGIQSAVEGEERVPLSIGYSDLYVHQSDYQSSCATVVLLDCSHSMILYGEDRFTPAKRVAMALSHLIRTQFPGDTLNLVLFHDSAEEVPVSQLSRVRVGPHYTNTREGLRLAQRILARQNKDMKQIVMITDGKPSALTLADGRIYKNAFGLDPLVISETLEEVSRCKRSGIMINTFMLAQEYSLVQFVQQVSAMCRGKAYFTTPQTLGNYLLMDFMSRRMKTIH, from the coding sequence ATGAAGCGCGTCCGATATACGAAATTCACCGGCGACCTCTCCTCAAGCTTCGGTCTCGAAGATCTTATCGATGCACTGTCTGATTTCTTGCTCGATTCTGGTTTCAATGATCCCTACTCGCAGTTCAGTGAGTTCAATGAGCAGACGCTGGAGAACTTGCGCGATGCCGTTCGTCAGGCGCTTGAGTCTGGCGAACTCTTTGACGAGGAGGCGCAGGAGAAGTTCGATGAGCTTTCGGAAGAGCAGGTTGAGGAACTGATCGATCGCATCGTCGCGAAGATGCAGGAGCAGAACTTCATCAATGCTGAGCAGCCACAGACCGGGCAGGGCATGGCGGGCAATGCGGAGAATGCGCGTTTTGAAGTGACGGATAAGGCGATGGATTTTCTGGGTTATAAGGCGCTGCGTGATCTACTGGGGCCGCTTGGAAAGTCGAACTTTGGGAGGCACGACACGAGGCACGAGGCTGCCGGAGTCGAGATCAATGGTTCGACGAAGCTTTATGAGTTCGGCGACACGCTCAACCTCGACATCACGGCAACGCTTTCGAGCGTCTTTGCGCGTGAGGGCATCCAGAGCGCTGTAGAAGGCGAAGAGCGGGTGCCGCTCAGCATTGGTTACTCGGACCTGTATGTGCACCAGTCTGACTACCAGTCGTCATGTGCGACGGTGGTGTTGCTTGACTGCTCGCATTCGATGATTCTCTATGGCGAAGATCGTTTTACTCCCGCCAAACGTGTGGCCATGGCGCTGTCGCATCTGATTCGCACTCAATTTCCGGGTGACACACTTAACCTGGTGCTGTTTCATGACTCCGCTGAAGAAGTCCCGGTGTCACAGCTTTCTCGTGTACGTGTTGGCCCTCACTACACCAATACACGCGAGGGACTGCGTCTGGCCCAGAGGATTCTCGCGCGGCAGAACAAGGACATGAAGCAGATTGTGATGATTACTGACGGCAAGCCATCGGCGCTGACGCTCGCCGATGGACGCATCTACAAGAATGCCTTCGGCCTTGATCCGCTGGTCATTTCGGAGACGCTCGAAGAGGTGTCGCGGTGCAAACGCTCCGGCATCATGATCAACACCTTTATGCTTGCACAGGAGTATTCGCTGGTGCAGTTTGTCCAGCAGGTAAGCGCCATGTGCCGCGGCAAGGCGTACTTCACCACACCGCAGACACTAGGCAACTACTTGCTGATGGACTTTATGTCCCGTCGCATGAAGACCATCCACTAG